Genomic DNA from bacterium:
TTCAACCTCGAAGCGCGCCAGCCAGAAGTCAAGGATGCAAGATACGGGTTCAAAGGTCTTCCGGTTCTCTACTTCACCCAGCTTATGGGTCTGGCTTTGGGTATCGAACCTGGTATACTCGGTATGACGGATGATTACGTTCTGAAAATCGTCAGCCAGAGGGGTGCGGCATGAAAAAGCCTCGCATAGGCGTGTTCGTCTGCCACTGCGGGCTCAACATCGCAGGCACCGTTGACGTTGAACGCCTTGCAGAGGAAGCCAGGGGGATCGAAGGTGTTGTTTTCGCAAAGAGTTATATCTATATGTGTTCGGAACCGGGGCAGGATCTTGTCGTCGAGACTATAAAGAACGAGCACCTTGACGGCATTGTAGTCGCTAACTGTTCGCCTACCCTTCACGAGCGCACCTTCCGCAAAACCGGCCAGCGCGCCGGTCTCAATCCCTACCGCGTAGAGATAGCCAACATCCGCGAGCAGGTTTCCTGGCCTCATCCTAAGGATAAGGAACAGGCCACACGCAAGGCGTTGACGGTCGTCCGCGAGACCGTTCGCAAGCTTGCGCTCGACCGGAGTCTCGAACCATTCCAGGTGCCGATTACTCACAAGGCACTCGTCATCGGCGGCGGCGTAGCAGGCATTCAGGCCGCGCTCGATATCGCCGACGGCGGGCACGAAGTCTACCTAGTGGAAAGGCGTCCGACCATCGGCGGAAACATGCTTCAGCTGTCCGAGACGTTCCCTACGCTCGACTGCCCTCAATGCATCATGACCCCCAAGATGACCGAAGCAGCCCAGCACCCGAACATCCATCTGCTTACCTATTCGGATGTTGAAGAGGTTTCGGGCTATATAGGCAACTTCGACGTGAAGATTCACCGCAAGTCTCCTTATATTGACTGGTCGAAATGCAACGGCTGTTCGGATTGCGCCAGGGTGTGTCCGGTTGAGATGAAGTCTGAATGGGATCATGGGCTTTCAAGGCGCAAGGCTGCATACAGACCGTTTGCCCAGGCAGTGCCTAACAAATTTACAATCGATAAATCCGATCAGGAAGCGCCCTGCCGTGCCGCATGCCCTGTTCACCTCAACGCTCACGGATACGTTGCTGCAACATCGGCGAAGGAGTACGGTCAGGCGCTTTCAATAATTCGAAACGATGCGAGCTTTCCGTTTGCTGGTGTTGCTGGCCGCATCTGCACGCATCCATGCCAAAAAGCATGCTCACGCAAGGAAATTGACTCTGAGTCAGTAACTATCAAGCACATCAAGCGCTGGCTCGCCGATTGGGAGCTTCGCGAGAAGGGCGAGGCCGGTATGGAAGTCGAAATCGCCAAACCGTCCGGCCACAAGGTCGCGATAGTAGGGGCAGGGCCCGGAGGGCTTCAGGCGGCGGTCGATCTGGCGAAGGCCGGGCATGACGTCACAATCTTTGACTCGCAGGAAAAGCCTGGCGGCATGTTGCTTTCGGGGATTCCTTCCTTCCGCCTGCCAAAGGATGTGTTACAGAAAGAGTGCGAGCTTGTTTTCAAGCTCGGTGTCGGATACAAACCGAATACTACTATCGGCAAGGATATACCGCTCAAGCAGCTAATAAAGGAATACGATGCAGTCTACCTTTCGGTCGGAGCTTACAAAGAAGGCAAGATGAACATCCCTGGGGAGGAACTCGAAGGCGTTGCAGGAGGAGTTCAATTCCTCGGCGCCTTGAACCGCGGCGAAAAGCCCAGGATAGGCAGGAAAGTCGCTGTTGTTGGCGGCGGCAACTCCGCTATGGATGCCGCGCGTTCGGCGCTACGCATGGGTTCGGAAGTCACCGTAATATACCGCCGTACCGAGAAGGAGATGCCTGCCATAGCGGACGAAGTCAGGGCTGCAAGGGAGGAGGGGGTCAAATTCATGCTCCTCACTAATCCTGTCCGATTCAATGGCGAGAAAGGCAGACTCAAATCCGTTGAGGTAATCCACATGGAACTCGGCGAACCCGACTCGTCAGGAAGACGCCGTCCGGTTCCGCTCGAGGGTTCGGAAGAAATTCTTGAGTTCGACAACGTGTTCCTCGCTGTAGGTGAAAAGCCGGAGCTTTCCTTCATCGCACCGGATGACGGTATCTTCTTGACGTCATGGGGAACGATAGCTGTCGATGAAGAAACACTCATCACATCCAACCCCAAGGTTTTCGCCGGCGGCGACTGCGTAACCGGACCTGCTACCTTCATAGACGCAGCGGGAGCGGGCCGAAAGGCAGCACGCTCGATAAACCTGATGCTCGACGGAAAAGATTTCGCAAGCAACCGTGCTAACGAGCTTTCACGCAAATCCGACCTTATGGGCGACAAAGACCTTGCTTCCCCTGCCTTATTCAAGCATATGCCAGAGCTTGCGGTCGCAGAAAGGGTTTCCAACTTCAGCGAGGTCGAACTCGGATATTCCGAGGAAGATATTGTAGAGCAGGCAAAGCGATGCATACATTGCGGCGGATGTTCCGAGTGTCGGCTCTGCGAGATTGCATGCGAACCCAAAGCTGTCGCTCACTCCCTCAAACACTGGACTGAGGAAGTCAACGTGGGCGCCATAGTCGTCGCGACCGGTTTCGAACTTATGCCTCTGGATCGCATGCCCGAATACGGAGGCGGTAAATTCGCCAACGTCATCGACGCCATGCAATTTGAGCGGATACTCTGCGCATCCGGTCCTACTGCGGGAGAGGTTCGCCGGCCGTCGGACGGAAAAGTGCCCAAGAAGATTGCGTTCATTCACTGCGCTGGCTCACGCGATCCCGAGCACGGAGTGGCTTATTGTTCACGTGTTTGCTGCATGTACTCAATAAAACAAGCCATGCTCTACAAACATACCGTTCACGACGGGGAAGCATACCTTTTCTACATTGACATCCGTTCCAACGGAAAACGCTACGAGGAGTTCTACGCACGTACGTTAGAGGAAGAGCATGCAACCTTCATCCGCGGCAAGGTCTCCCGTCTTTATGAACAGAATGGCACCGTTACCGTTTACGCCGAGGACACGCTTTCCGGCCAGTCTGTCACGCTTGATGCGGATCTCGTGGTCGTTGCGCCTGCGATGCTTCCATCTACCGCTGTACAGGAACTCGCATCCAAGCTGCGTCTTGCTACGGACGAGTACGGCTGGATATCAGAGGCGCATCCCAAGCTGCGCGCGGTTGAAACACTTACGGGAGGCATATTCGTTGCGGGCGTGACCCAGTTCCCGAAGGATATCACTGATACCGTCTCCCAGGCCTCAGGCGCTGCCGGAAAAGTACTTGCCATGCTTTCGAGGGAGACGCTCGAACGTGAACCCTTAATAGCAGAAGTCGACCAGGACATCTGCACGGGCTGCGGCATATGCGAGGCTATTTGCCCTTACGAGGCGCCCAAGGTTGATTCAATCAAGAAAAAGGCGCGTGTCAACGAAGCCTTGTGCGAGGGATGCGGCGCTTGCGCGGCGGCATGTCCTTCACACTCCGTCAGGCTGCGCAACGCCTCACGAACGCAGCTCTTTGCAATGATTGATGAGGCGACGAGGGAGTACTGATGAGTGCGGGTTACAAGGAATTTGAAAAACACGTCGTCGTCCTCGGAGGCGGCGCTGCAGGTATTGCGTCAGCGCTTGCGCTGAACGACTTGGGATTCAAGGTCTCAATCGTAGATAAGGAATCCCATCTCCTCGGCACAATTGGACAACTGGACAAGCAGTTTCCAAACGATGCTTGCGGGTTCTGCCAGCTACGTTCACGAATTGACCCCGGAGCGGCAGAACTGTGTCTGCGCCGCGACCTTTCCGGTCAGGGACTCGATATTTTCAATCTTGCCTCCCTATGGAACGTTGAAAAACTTTCAGATGGGCGTTTCAAGCTTTTCTTTAACTGTGAACCGGCTTTCGTCAAACCCGAACTCTGCGTGCGTTGCCGTAAGTGCGAGGAAGTGTGTCCTGTTGAGGTGCCTGACGAATTCAATCTTCTTGGAATCCGCAAAGCGGCATACGTTCGTTATCCTATGGCGGTTCCCTCAACTTGGGTCATTGACGGCCAGACTTGCACAAGATGCGGCGAGTGCGTAAAAATATGTCCGACCTCTGCAATTGACCTTGAAATGAAGCCCAGAGAATTGACACTCGATGCTGATGCAGTGATAATCTCCACAGGATTCAGCCTTATTGATCCATCCTATCTTACCGAACTCGGCATAAGATTTCCCAACGTGCTCACGAGTCTTGAACTCGAAAGACTGCTTTCAAACTACGGACCAACCCTCGGCGTGCTCAAAAGACCGTCCGACGGTAGCATTCCGAAAAAGATTGCTATGGTCTTTTGTGCAGGTTCGCGTGACCGCGAGCATCAATATTGCTCCGCTGCATGCTGTATGTATGGAGCAAAAGAGACGAGACTACTGAAGGAACGTTATCCGGAATCCGAGATAACCATCTTCTACATGGACCGCCGAGATTACGGAAAGCCTTATTACTCTTACATGGAGGATATTCCCAAGAACGTTCGCTGGGTGCCCTCGAGACCTGCAAAGGTTGAAGAAACAAGTAATGACAATCTTCTTGTTCGCTACGAATCCGAAGAAGGAAAAATAGTCAAAGAAGAATTTGACCTTGTAACGCTAGTCGTCGGTCAGGAGGGCAGGGCGGACGATTTTGCAAAACTGTTCGAGTTGGAGACTCGGGAAGGTTTCATAAAAACTATTGCAGGTAGTGAGCTGCAAACCTCCAACCCCCGCATTTTCACTGTGGGTTCTGCAGGAGGACCTAAAGACTTGCCAGACACGATTATAGAAGCTCAGGCTGCTGCAGGTCAGATATCATCAATCATTGGCGTATCTAGAAAGGGAGATTTACATACTGCATCTCCTGCACCGTTTCCAAAAGTCGGAATCATTTTTGATCCTGTTGCCGAGGAAGGCTTTAATCAGGATAGGATAAAAACCTTCTTTTCGGATAAAGGTATTCCGTCCGCTTTCATCCAGTTTACGGAAACACCTCAAGGTCTGGATGAGTTGGAGCGTTTTGTGTCAGATAACGAGCTGGATAGGCTTGTTCTCTTAGGGCCGAACCCAAACAAGATTGAATACCTCGTAAAGGAGCGTTTAAGAAGCAAAAGCTGGCATCCGGCACAAGTCGAGATTGTCGACTTCCGCGAGCCTCTTCGGTGGACTTCCAGTGGCGACATATCAGAGATTGCGCTGACTCTTGCCTTGGCGCATGCCGAGAAACAGAGACTTCTCTCCTTTGAGCGATCCGAACCGTTCCAGCACATAGGCAGAGCGATAATCGTTGGCGGAGGGGCCGCGGGCCTTTGGGCTTCAAAGCTCTTTGCAGATGTAGGCGTAGACGTGACTCTTCTCGAGAAGGAAAAAGAACTTGGCGGTAACGCCCTAGCCATGGCCAAAACTCTTGAAGGATTCGATGCAAAAACCTTTACAAAAAGCCTCATCACCGCTATCGAAGAATCCCGGAGAATCGACGTGATTACGGATGCCTGCCCCATCCATATAGACGGGGAGCCGGGCCGTTTCGGTATAACAATCAAGAAGGGTGAAGAGGAGATTGTGAGGGGAGCATCGGTAGTTCTTTTCGCTACAGGCGGTCACGAGTATAAACCTGAGGTGGGTGAGTTTGGATGGGGTATTGAAGGTGTTGTTGGAGAAAAGGAATTTGCAGAAAGCATAGAAAAAGATGCGCTCGCCTATCTTAAAAATGTTGTTATGATTCAATGCGTCGGATCGCGCTCGGAAGACCATCCTTATTGCTCACGAGTCTGCTGCAGAAGGGCGCTGGCAAACGCAATCGCGCTCAAGGAGAAAAACCCGAAAATAGAGGTCACAATAATCGCGAGAGACGTTATGAGCTGGGGATTATCTGAACTCTATTACAGAAAGGCGCGCGAGATGGGCGTCAACTTCATCCGCTACACCCTTGATGAACCGCCTCAAGTAATAGAACAAAATGGAAGGCCTCAAGTTTCGGTCTTTGACCGAATTCTTGGTTCTCGTGTCGAACTCAATGCAGACAAGGTTGTTCTTGCATTGGGCATTATTTCCAGCTTTCCGAACATCGAATATAACGGGGAACCCATCGCAAAGGACGGTTTCGGCTTCTTCAAGGAAGCTAATCCGAAGTTCAGGCCTTGTGAGCTTGAACAGGAGGGCTTTTTTGTCGCTGGCTTGGCAAAGGGGCCAAAACAGATATCTGAGTCGCTTGCCGAGGCTTCGGCCGCCGTCGCGAAAGCGCTCGTTTTTTTGAGGCGCGAAAAGTTAGCGCCCAAATATTATATAGCCCGAACTAACGAAAGACGATGCGCGTACTGCGGCATCTGCATAGATGCATGTCCTAACAAAGCAAGGGTGATGGACGATGAGCTTTCTTCAGCGAGAGTGATTGAAAGTATATGCCAGGGTTGCGGAATATGCGCATCAGCATGCCCTTCAGGAGCGGCGCATCTTGTTACCCTGGAGAGTGATCAGGCATTCAGAATGATTGATGTTTTACTCACCCAACATGAAAGGGGTGTATAAAGTGAAAGAAAATTTCGACCCGAAGATTGTAGGTTTTTTCTGCAACTGGTGCACTTCAGCGGCAGCCGATCTCGCAGGCACCTCCCGTCTTGAATATCCGCCTAACGTGAGACCCATCCGAGTGATGTGCTCGGGCTCAGTGGATTCAAGTTACATAATCAAGGCGCTACTTGAAGGTGCCGATGGCGTCCTTATGGGCGGATGTCATCCTGGGGACTGCCATTACGTAAACGGCAACTACAAAGCGCGCCGCAGGATAGCGCTCCTCAAATCCATAATGACGACCCTGGGACTC
This window encodes:
- a CDS encoding CoB--CoM heterodisulfide reductase iron-sulfur subunit A family protein — its product is MSAGYKEFEKHVVVLGGGAAGIASALALNDLGFKVSIVDKESHLLGTIGQLDKQFPNDACGFCQLRSRIDPGAAELCLRRDLSGQGLDIFNLASLWNVEKLSDGRFKLFFNCEPAFVKPELCVRCRKCEEVCPVEVPDEFNLLGIRKAAYVRYPMAVPSTWVIDGQTCTRCGECVKICPTSAIDLEMKPRELTLDADAVIISTGFSLIDPSYLTELGIRFPNVLTSLELERLLSNYGPTLGVLKRPSDGSIPKKIAMVFCAGSRDREHQYCSAACCMYGAKETRLLKERYPESEITIFYMDRRDYGKPYYSYMEDIPKNVRWVPSRPAKVEETSNDNLLVRYESEEGKIVKEEFDLVTLVVGQEGRADDFAKLFELETREGFIKTIAGSELQTSNPRIFTVGSAGGPKDLPDTIIEAQAAAGQISSIIGVSRKGDLHTASPAPFPKVGIIFDPVAEEGFNQDRIKTFFSDKGIPSAFIQFTETPQGLDELERFVSDNELDRLVLLGPNPNKIEYLVKERLRSKSWHPAQVEIVDFREPLRWTSSGDISEIALTLALAHAEKQRLLSFERSEPFQHIGRAIIVGGGAAGLWASKLFADVGVDVTLLEKEKELGGNALAMAKTLEGFDAKTFTKSLITAIEESRRIDVITDACPIHIDGEPGRFGITIKKGEEEIVRGASVVLFATGGHEYKPEVGEFGWGIEGVVGEKEFAESIEKDALAYLKNVVMIQCVGSRSEDHPYCSRVCCRRALANAIALKEKNPKIEVTIIARDVMSWGLSELYYRKAREMGVNFIRYTLDEPPQVIEQNGRPQVSVFDRILGSRVELNADKVVLALGIISSFPNIEYNGEPIAKDGFGFFKEANPKFRPCELEQEGFFVAGLAKGPKQISESLAEASAAVAKALVFLRREKLAPKYYIARTNERRCAYCGICIDACPNKARVMDDELSSARVIESICQGCGICASACPSGAAHLVTLESDQAFRMIDVLLTQHERGV
- a CDS encoding hydrogenase iron-sulfur subunit, coding for MKGVYKVKENFDPKIVGFFCNWCTSAAADLAGTSRLEYPPNVRPIRVMCSGSVDSSYIIKALLEGADGVLMGGCHPGDCHYVNGNYKARRRIALLKSIMTTLGLEPDRVWLRWISASEGARFAKVVTEMTRELTEKGQNPMARTSQT
- a CDS encoding FAD-dependent oxidoreductase yields the protein MKKPRIGVFVCHCGLNIAGTVDVERLAEEARGIEGVVFAKSYIYMCSEPGQDLVVETIKNEHLDGIVVANCSPTLHERTFRKTGQRAGLNPYRVEIANIREQVSWPHPKDKEQATRKALTVVRETVRKLALDRSLEPFQVPITHKALVIGGGVAGIQAALDIADGGHEVYLVERRPTIGGNMLQLSETFPTLDCPQCIMTPKMTEAAQHPNIHLLTYSDVEEVSGYIGNFDVKIHRKSPYIDWSKCNGCSDCARVCPVEMKSEWDHGLSRRKAAYRPFAQAVPNKFTIDKSDQEAPCRAACPVHLNAHGYVAATSAKEYGQALSIIRNDASFPFAGVAGRICTHPCQKACSRKEIDSESVTIKHIKRWLADWELREKGEAGMEVEIAKPSGHKVAIVGAGPGGLQAAVDLAKAGHDVTIFDSQEKPGGMLLSGIPSFRLPKDVLQKECELVFKLGVGYKPNTTIGKDIPLKQLIKEYDAVYLSVGAYKEGKMNIPGEELEGVAGGVQFLGALNRGEKPRIGRKVAVVGGGNSAMDAARSALRMGSEVTVIYRRTEKEMPAIADEVRAAREEGVKFMLLTNPVRFNGEKGRLKSVEVIHMELGEPDSSGRRRPVPLEGSEEILEFDNVFLAVGEKPELSFIAPDDGIFLTSWGTIAVDEETLITSNPKVFAGGDCVTGPATFIDAAGAGRKAARSINLMLDGKDFASNRANELSRKSDLMGDKDLASPALFKHMPELAVAERVSNFSEVELGYSEEDIVEQAKRCIHCGGCSECRLCEIACEPKAVAHSLKHWTEEVNVGAIVVATGFELMPLDRMPEYGGGKFANVIDAMQFERILCASGPTAGEVRRPSDGKVPKKIAFIHCAGSRDPEHGVAYCSRVCCMYSIKQAMLYKHTVHDGEAYLFYIDIRSNGKRYEEFYARTLEEEHATFIRGKVSRLYEQNGTVTVYAEDTLSGQSVTLDADLVVVAPAMLPSTAVQELASKLRLATDEYGWISEAHPKLRAVETLTGGIFVAGVTQFPKDITDTVSQASGAAGKVLAMLSRETLEREPLIAEVDQDICTGCGICEAICPYEAPKVDSIKKKARVNEALCEGCGACAAACPSHSVRLRNASRTQLFAMIDEATREY